Below is a window of Candidatus Flexicrinis affinis DNA.
GCCTTCTGGATGCTGGTTTCGTAGCGGTAGTCGGTGGTGAACAGCCGCACCTCGCGCACCGGCAGGCCGGTGATCCGCGACATGTAGCGGATCGCCTCGTCGAACTTGAAGCTGTGCCGCCCGCCGATGTTGAACGTCTCGCCCACGGCGGCATCATGCGTGAGGCCCAGCGCGATCCATTTGCACAGGTCGCGCACGTCGCACACGCCCATCATGAACGGCTCGCCGTTCTGGTTGAGGCTGATGTAGTGCTGCTCGGATTCGGTGGCTACGGCCTGTAACGCCGCGATCGTCTTCTGCACCGGCTCGGTCTGCGGCATGCCCTGAAGCTGGCGAATCTTGGCGTTGACGTGGAAGCGTGGGCCGGAAACAGGCCCGGTCGCGTCGAGCAGCTCGTCAGCCGTCTGCGTGTGCGAGAAGCGCAGGATGACATACGGGATGTCGTGCTGCTCGCCGAGGTTGCGCACCATCGTCTCACCCAGCAGTTTGGTCATGCCGTACGGGCTGGTGGGCAGGGTCGGGTGGTCTTCGGTGATCGGCAGGCTGCGCGGGTTCAGCTCGGGATAGACCTCGCCCGAGCTGGCAAACGCGAAGCGCTTCAGCCCGCGCCCCTTCGCTGCCGACAGCAGTTGAAACGTGCCGGTGACGTTGATCTCGAACAGCCGCGTGAGATCCTTCGGATGCCACGCCATGAGCGCGGCGAGATGCGCGACCGCCTCGACCCCGTCCAGCGCCCGTTCGAGCGCATCGTTGTCGTTGAGGCTGCCTGCGAGGGCGTCGTCCAGTCGGTCCGACGGCTTGACGAGATCGAAGCCGCGCACCCAATGGCCCTGCGATTTCAGATAGTCGGCCAGCGCGGAACCGATCCGCCCGCTGGCCCCGGTAACGAGGACACGCATAGTAACGCTTTACCCTTTCAGGCCGCCTAGCGCGAGGCCGCCCCGCAAATACCGCTGCATAATCGCAAACACGACTAACGCCGGCAGCGCAGCGACTACCGACGTCGCCATCATTTGCTCGATCTCGATCACGTATTGGCCGATGAACGAATACAGGCCGAGGGAGATCACCCACTGCTGCGTGTTACTGGTCAGCACGAACGCCAACAGGTAGTGATTCCAGCCTTCGAGGAAGATGAACAGCGCCGTTGCGGCGATGCCGGGCATCGCCAGCGGAAGGGTGACGCGGATGAAGGCTTGAAAGCCGTTGCATCCGTCCACCAGCGCCGCCTCTTCGAATTCGTGCGGGATGGTTTGGATATACCCCCACAACACCCAGATCGCCATCGGCAGCATGAATGTCGTGAACGCGATCGTCACGCCCAGCGTCGTGTCGATCAGCTTGAAATCCCGGAAGATCAGGAAGATCGGCACGATCAGTGCCGACGCCGGCAGCAGTTGACACAACAAAACCAGAAAGATGAAAACCATTCGCCCGCGGAAGCGGAAGCGATTGAGGCTGTAGGATGCCAACAGCGCGGCAGGCAGGACGATAGCCGTCCCGCCGAGCGTAATCGCGATGGTGTTGCCGAGCCACGTCGCCAGCGGGCGTTCGGCGAAGATCGACTGATAGGCTTCGATACTGAACTGGTCGGGCAGCAGCAGCGGCGCGTTGGTGAGGCTGTACCCTTCCGGTGTGAACGAGGCCATCACCATCCAGTAAAACGGGTAGACCACCGCGATGGTCGATGTCACCACCAACACGAAGAAGCCGAAACCGGCGATCATGTGGCGGCGGCGAGCTTGCGCCTTGAGTGCGAGGTCGACTTCGAGGGGAGTGGGCGGCAAAGGCGCTCATGTTTCAACCCTCTTCTCGTCGCGGCGCAGGATGACGAAGTAGGTCACGACCAGCACCAAGCTCAGCACGAACGACAGCATCGCCAAGGCCGAACCGCGCCCGAGACGGTTGTTGATGAACGCCTCTTGATACGTGTAGACCGACAGCACGCGCGTCGCATCGCCCGGGCCGCCCTGCGTCAGCGTCCATGCGATCGTGAACAGCTTGGACGACCAGATCGTCAGCAGCGTGATCATCGTGATGCTGGCCGTACGGATCGACGGCATCGTGATGTGCAGGAAACGCTGGCGGGGGTTGGCCCCATCGACCTCGGCCGCCTCGTACAGCTCGGCCGGGATGCTCTGCAGGCTCGCCAGCAGGATCAGCGTGACGGCAGGGAACAGCCGCCAGCTCGTCGTGATGATGATGCTGAGCATGGCCGTGTCGGACGAATACAACCATGTTCGGCCGGATTCGATGACCCCAAGCCCTTTCAGAACCTGATTGATCGGCCCGATCTGCGGGTTGAACATGACGAACCAGATCAGCGTGACGACCAGCCACGGTGTTGCCCACGGGATGATCATCAACGTACGCACCAGCCACCGCATGCGGAAGTTCTGATTCAGGATGACCGCGACGAACAATCCGACGGTGTAGCTGATAACCACCGTGCCGGCCGTATACACCAGCGTACGCGTAACCGACGTCCAAAAGTCGTCGCGGTTCAGCATGCGCGTGTAGTTTTCGAGGCCGACGTATTCTCGCTGCGAGAAGCGCAAGAGCTGCGCATCCGTAAAGCTGATCTCTGCGCTGTACACCATCGGATAGAAGATGACCAGCACCATGATAATGGCCGCCGGCACCAGCAGAAGATACGGGATCATTCTGCCGCGAAGCGTGTACGTCACCGCGGGCACCCTTTCTACTCAGTAGCCAATACGAGGCAGACCGGGTTTGCCCGATCTGCCTCGTTGGAGCGCGGCGGATTACATCTGGTCTTCGAGGAATTCCTCTACTTCTTCCTGAAGCTCGGCCATCGCCTCTTCGACCGGCTTGTCGTCATACATGACCTCAACCAGCTTGTTGTTGATCATGGATTGCAGACTGCCGTGGTAGATCTCGAGGCCCGGCGCGGCAACCGGCACGTAATTGGCGAGGTCTTCGGCGAAGAAGGCGAACCACGGGTTGTCGCCCAGATAGCCTTCGGAGACGGAGCCTTCGACCGGGTTGATCGTGCCGCTGCTGTTGGTCCAGACCTGCCCCCACTCGGTGGTGGCGATCGACTTGATGTACTCGCACGCCACTGCAAACGTCTCGTCGTCGAGGCCGGCGGCGATGCCGATCAGGTTGTTCGGGCCGCCGGTCGGCAAGCCGCTGTCGGTCGGGATACGGTGGATCTCGACGTTAGCCGCCAGTTCCGGATTCTGTTCGCTGACGACCGCCCAGTACCACGGGCCGTCGATCGTCATAGCGACCTTGCCGCTGTTAAAGAACGCATACTGCGACGGCGCGCCGTCGACGCCGATCGGCATTACGCCGGCATCGAAGAGATCCTTGAAGAACTGCACGCCCTGAATGACCTCAGGTTCGGTGAACGCGGGTTGTCCGTCCTTCGTCCAGTGGCCGCCATAGCCGACCACCATGTCGAGCACCGACTCGTAGAAGCGCGAGTGCGCAGTGTTGGTCAGCACGAGGCCGAACTCTTCGTTGGCGGGGTTCGTCAGCGCGATGGCCGCGGCCTTGAACTCTTCGAAGTTCGTCGGGATTTCAACGCCGGCGGCTTCGAACATTGGCTTGTTGACCCACAACGCGAGCGTGCGGGCCGACAGGTTCAGCGCATAGATGTTGCCCTCTTCATCGACGGCATAGCTGTCCTGTCCGTCGACCTTCTCGACGATGTCGGTGCCGGCGAAGCAGTCGTTCAGCGGGGCCAGCACGCCGAGGTTCATGTACTCGAACACGTTGAAGCCGGTGACCTCAAGCAGCTCGGGTGGGGTGCCTGCAGCAACCTGCAAGTTGATCTGGTTCCAAAGTTGGTCGATCGGGAACGCAAAGCGCTCGATCGTGACGTTCGGATTGGCTTCCATGAAGGCATCAGTGGTGCCTTCCCAGAACGGCAGGTAGGCGGGATCTTCCCACTGCCACGAAGCTAAACGGAGGGTCACCGGGTCGTCCTGTGCAGAGACGGAGAACACGGCAATTAGGCTCAAAAGTGCGACGACAACAATCAGACGGCGCTTCATGGATTAACTCTCCTTAGTTTCCAACGGATCGAAAGCGCGGATGGGGGACTGGTAACGGCAGTCATCAATCAAAGGCCTCCCTCCTTGACTGAATCGCCCTCAGCGATCGACAGCGAGAATATAGAATACATTCCTATATTATGCAAATCCCTCCTATGTTATGCACGTCGATGCCGTTAAGGTTTCGCCTCCACACCTCCACAAGG
It encodes the following:
- a CDS encoding sugar ABC transporter substrate-binding protein is translated as MKRRLIVVVALLSLIAVFSVSAQDDPVTLRLASWQWEDPAYLPFWEGTTDAFMEANPNVTIERFAFPIDQLWNQINLQVAAGTPPELLEVTGFNVFEYMNLGVLAPLNDCFAGTDIVEKVDGQDSYAVDEEGNIYALNLSARTLALWVNKPMFEAAGVEIPTNFEEFKAAAIALTNPANEEFGLVLTNTAHSRFYESVLDMVVGYGGHWTKDGQPAFTEPEVIQGVQFFKDLFDAGVMPIGVDGAPSQYAFFNSGKVAMTIDGPWYWAVVSEQNPELAANVEIHRIPTDSGLPTGGPNNLIGIAAGLDDETFAVACEYIKSIATTEWGQVWTNSSGTINPVEGSVSEGYLGDNPWFAFFAEDLANYVPVAAPGLEIYHGSLQSMINNKLVEVMYDDKPVEEAMAELQEEVEEFLEDQM
- a CDS encoding carbohydrate ABC transporter permease: MPPTPLEVDLALKAQARRRHMIAGFGFFVLVVTSTIAVVYPFYWMVMASFTPEGYSLTNAPLLLPDQFSIEAYQSIFAERPLATWLGNTIAITLGGTAIVLPAALLASYSLNRFRFRGRMVFIFLVLLCQLLPASALIVPIFLIFRDFKLIDTTLGVTIAFTTFMLPMAIWVLWGYIQTIPHEFEEAALVDGCNGFQAFIRVTLPLAMPGIAATALFIFLEGWNHYLLAFVLTSNTQQWVISLGLYSFIGQYVIEIEQMMATSVVAALPALVVFAIMQRYLRGGLALGGLKG
- a CDS encoding sugar ABC transporter permease; amino-acid sequence: MTYTLRGRMIPYLLLVPAAIIMVLVIFYPMVYSAEISFTDAQLLRFSQREYVGLENYTRMLNRDDFWTSVTRTLVYTAGTVVISYTVGLFVAVILNQNFRMRWLVRTLMIIPWATPWLVVTLIWFVMFNPQIGPINQVLKGLGVIESGRTWLYSSDTAMLSIIITTSWRLFPAVTLILLASLQSIPAELYEAAEVDGANPRQRFLHITMPSIRTASITMITLLTIWSSKLFTIAWTLTQGGPGDATRVLSVYTYQEAFINNRLGRGSALAMLSFVLSLVLVVTYFVILRRDEKRVET
- a CDS encoding NAD(P)-dependent oxidoreductase; this translates as MRVLVTGASGRIGSALADYLKSQGHWVRGFDLVKPSDRLDDALAGSLNDNDALERALDGVEAVAHLAALMAWHPKDLTRLFEINVTGTFQLLSAAKGRGLKRFAFASSGEVYPELNPRSLPITEDHPTLPTSPYGMTKLLGETMVRNLGEQHDIPYVILRFSHTQTADELLDATGPVSGPRFHVNAKIRQLQGMPQTEPVQKTIAALQAVATESEQHYISLNQNGEPFMMGVCDVRDLCKWIALGLTHDAAVGETFNIGGRHSFKFDEAIRYMSRITGLPVREVRLFTTDYRYETSIQKAMDVLGYVPEYDIFKMIDDAATRRVVASV